The Natator depressus isolate rNatDep1 chromosome 23, rNatDep2.hap1, whole genome shotgun sequence sequence TGAGCCGGGGGGAGAACCGATTTCCCACCCCTTTGGCCAAACCCAAGAGAGCCACATGGTTTCCTTCGGGTGGAACGAAGCATTTTGCGGCCCCCCTGAACCAGAACATTTCCTTTCCAAGGTCCCTTTTCTTCCCAAAGCCCATCGGCCGTACCAAACCATCGGACCGTTTTAATCGCTTGGAAATTTGGGGCCGGGGAGCTGAACTAATTCAGCGACAAGGACGCGAATCCACGTCATGGGTGGACTGTCTCGGTCCGGAATCACACGTCTCCTTTTCCTGGCTGAGTTCAACGCCGGTCCAAAGCGGGTTGAGATCATACGGAGAAAGGCTGCTTCGTGCGACAGGACCAATCGGCCACACAGCCACGCTGGTGGGCGCTAAttatacccccccaccccattcgtTATTGACCGTTACCTGGATCGGCCACTCCGGGCGTCCCGAAACTGCAGGTGAAAAATATCACTCGTGGAGAGACACCGGTGAGCGCCGGCTGAGAAAACCTGGGCTCAAGCCCCCATGTCTGCCCGTTAGCCTTGGGCAAGATGCTGcgctgctccctgcctcagtttccccatttgcccGCCCTTGAAAGGAGCCTAGCGCGGCAATGAGATATTTAATATTACTCTTAGAGGCAGGCAGGGCTATGGGAAGAGCCTCTCTCCACAAATGTAGCCTGAACGctgatagaaaaggaggacttgtgcaccttagagactaaccaatttatttgagcataagctttcgtgagctacagctcacttcatcggatgcatgcagtggaaaatacagtggggagatttatatacacacagaacatgaaacaatgggtgttaccatacacactgtaaggagagtgatcacttattgcatccgatgcagtgagctgtagcccacgaaagcttctgctcaaataaattggttaatctataaggtgccacaagtcctcctgttctttttgcgaatacagactaacacggctgctactctgaaacctgtcacttaaggtgagctattaccagcaggagagcgggtctctattcaagcctaagttaattgtatccagtttgcaaattaattccaattcagcagtctcttggtggagtctgtttttgaagttttttgttgaagaattgccacttttaggtctgttattgagtgaccaaagagactgaagtgttctccgactggtttttgaatgttataattcttgacgtctgatttgtgtccatttcctcttttacgtagagactgtccagtttggccaatgtacatggcagaggggcattgctggcacatgatggcatagatcacattgatggatgtgcaggtgaacgagcctctgatagtgtggctgatgtgattaggccctatgatggtggcccctgaatagatatgtgggcacagttggcaacgggctttgttgcaaggataggttcctgggttagtggttctgctgtgtggttgctggtgagtatttgcttcaggtcggggggctgtctgtaagcaaggactggcctgtctcccaagatctgtgagagtgatgggtcatccttcagggtaggttgtagatccttgatgatgcgctggagaggtttgagttgggggctgaaggtgacgaccggtggcgttctgttctttcctttgttgggcctgtcctggagtaggtgacttctgggtactcttctggctctgtccatctgtttcttcacttccgcaggtggggattgtagttgtaagaatgcttgatagagatcttgtaggtgtttgtctctgtctgaggggttggagcaaatgcggttgtatcgtagagcttggctgtagacgatggatcgtgtggtccccccaccccccgctctcctgctggtaatagctcaccttacctgatcactctccttgcagtctgtacggtaacacccattgtttcatgttctctgtgcacataaatctccccactgtattttccaccgaatgcatccgatgaagtgagctgtagctcacgaaagctgatgctcaaataaattggttagtctccaaggtgccacaagtccccctgttctttttgcgaatacagactaacacggctgctgctctgaaacctgaacacTGCTGACACCTGTTTATTGGGGTCACAGATCCCCGGTTCTTTTCCGTGGTGGCTCAGTGGCATTAATTGAGAGGGTGGAATCGGGGGGAAACACACCCAGAAACACACCCAGAGGAGGGGAATGGAAATCAGGAAAATCAGTAAACATCACAACTGGAATAAGAGAAGGCCAGTAAAGTGATTCCTGTCTCGCTTCGGGCATGTTTAAAATGCTACGGAGCCCTCTGGAGGCCAAGAGAGGGGAAGTGGAGCCAAGCCAATTCTGTTCACACTGTCTCAGGCACCCGAGGAAGCCAAGGAAATGGGAGCTGGCGGTGGGAAGTTAAGGAAGGGTGTGAATAGAAAGCGGGTTGGCTACCCCTGATGCCTCCATGTTTGGactctcttattctggaataacacGTCCCCTTTTCTGGATTAGTTTAATCCAGTTCCAAAGTGGGTTACGCTCATACGGAGAAAGGCCGATTAGTTTGACGGGAGCTGAACTGCACAAAGCCGCCCCCAGCTCTCAGTCAGGGATAATAATTCTTCCCGGGTGTTGGGTAGATAAAATCCAAATGACTGTGAGGGACTTGACACTGCAGCACCCAAGTACCTTGTGATATGGAATATCTGGTAGTGGGGAGTTCCACGGGCCGAGCCATACTGCTcccatgccccacagtttgagggATGCTGCTGTTCTTGGCCTCCTTTGCCCCACCCTTTTACCGTTCAAAACAACTGACCCCACCGCGCCAACGCAGAGCCCTTGAACCCAGTTTATAAATAGACACGGTGTAtgcggggagggggacagagggtagatagatagatagatagattagatagaggggggtgtggggatggatggccagacagatggggtgggtggggatggatggacagacagatggggtgggtgaggaggggtgGATAGGTAGAGGGGGTGGAaggtgatggatggatggatggatggacagaggggtggatggggagggatggacagacgggggggtgagggggatggatggacaaTGGGGGTGGATGGGTAGACAgagggggtatggggggatggatggacagatagagggggtggatgtgggtggatggatggaaggacggatggatggatggatggacagacagagggggtggatggggatggatggacagacagaggggaggtgtggggatagatagatggggggaaTGAGGATGGATAGATGGGGGGATAGACAGATAGCTGGAAGGAGTATGTGGGGATTGATAGATGGGGGAGGATCAGTAGCCAGAAGGGGTGCATGGGGTCCGGCAGGTAGCCCTAGGCTGGAGAGCTCCATGGGCAGGGCATTAGGGGCCAGCTGGGGGGTAGTGGGCCCAGACCCATAACTCTGTCCCCCGCTCTTCCCCCCGCAGGGCCATGGGACCGAGGAACGGGACCAGCGTCTTCGAGTTTGTCCTGCTGGGCCTCGCCTCCCGCCCGGCCACGCGCCGtctgctcttccccctcttccTGGGCACCTACCTGGCCACCCTCCTGGGCAACCTGCTGGTGGCCCTGCTGATCCGCCGGGACCCCCGCCTGCACCGggcccccatgtacttcttcctggccCACCTCTCACTGGCCGACGTGGGCTTCACCTCGGCCGCGGCCCCCACGGCGCTGGGGACCCTGGCGTCCGGGAGCCGGGCAGTGCCTTACGCCGCCTGCCTGGCCCAGAACTACATCTTCATCGCCTTCGGGGTGCTGGAGAACTTCCTACTGGCCGTCATGGCCTACGACCGCTACCTGGCCGTCTGCCGCCCGCTGCGTTACACCGCCGTGATGAGCCCCGGGCGCCGCTGGGGGCTGGTGGGCGCCTCCTGGGGGCTGGCCCAGCTCCACGCCCTGCTCCACACCCTGCTCCTCGCCCGCCTGCCCTTCGCCGCCCGCCCCCGCCTCCGCCACTTCTTCTGCGACCTGCgccagctcctggccctggccggCGGAGACACCCGGCCCAACCATGCTGCCATCCTAGCCGAGGGCAGCCTGGCCGTGCTGGGGCCGCTGCTCCTGGTGGCCAGCTCCTACGGGCGCGTCGTGGCCACCCTGACCCGGCTGCCCGCCGCCCGGGGCTGGCGCCGGGCCCTCTCCACCTGCGGGGCCCACCTGGCCACGGTGGCCCTGTTCTATGGCACTGTCATCGGGCTTTTCCTCCGGCCGGCCGGCAGCTACGCCCCCTGGCGGGACATGGTGGCCACCCTGCTCTACTCCACCGTCACGCCCCTCCTCAACCCCTTCATCTACAGCCTCCGCAACCAGGAGATGAGGGGGGCTCTCTGGCGGGCGCTGGGGAGGGGGCCGGCACCCCTGGGAGCCTAGCCCGGGCGGGAGGAGAGCCGGTGGCCGAGGACAGGGGGACAGCGAGGGTCTGGGGCTAAGGTGGCCGGCAGGGATGCGGGAGGATTGGTCCAGTCCCTTctgcctgggaggggagtggggtctaggggttagagcggggggtggggctgggagtcaggactcctgggttctctccctggctctgggcctggagcagggtCTTAGTGAGTcagagcagcggggctgggagtCACAACTCCTGGCCCCGAAAATGGAAGCAGCCGAATTGCTGGTGTCGATGGGAACCAGAGGCCCATCCAACCGTATTATCTCCCACACTCCCTGCTGCCGTGGACCAGAGCAACGGGCCCATCTAACCCGGTATCCCGTCTTCACGGGGCTGCTGGCAGAGGAATGCGCCAAGCGCCCCCTGGTGGGGATTATGAGTTTCCCTGGCCCACTGGGGTAGCTTTGCCCCAAAGTCAGCAGGCTAATTTCCCTTTCAGGGGGCAGGGCTCAACCTGGTCTCATCTGACTCTGCCTGTCCTGGGCACCTGCTCCTGTTTTCGGTCTTgcggcagagagttccacaggtggcCGGTGACAATAAACTGAATTTCTTTTGTTCCTCCTTCAAATCTGTGGCTTTTCCTAGTCCGGATGGGGCGGATAAAACCAGACGTCCCGGTCTGTGGGAAACTCTGACTTTCTGAAACTCGATTTTGTATTTCGAAAAGACAGAGTTCCCTTGAGACGAAAATCCTGAATAATGTTGACGGGCGACCCATGGAAATCTTCCATTTCTGCAGCCATCCGGAAGGTAAATAGGTGTGGTTTCAATAAAGTCCATTCGTTTTCTGTTGTGTGGacttgattaaaatatttttattaatggtaCAGCCAGGCTAGAAAGGATTCGCTTTTTTAATTGCTAAATGTCGTTAactaattattgtctgacccctcccgcatcgtttccccccccccaggaaatTTCCCACAATGGTGGAAATTTACATCAataaaaactggggggggggattaaGTCGTGGGCCGTGATCCGCTGACCGTGAGCTCCCAGCACGACGCTGGGATGAATCACAGGTGCCGACtctctgggtgctctggggctggagcacccacggaaagcaaatagtgctcagcacccaccagccccagctgttcggcagctgggggaggggactgggggagggtggagaggagcTAGCTGTGGACAGGCGGGGGACTCGGGGATGTACAAATAAGGGAATCGTGAGcgggagcagagaggtgatttaaCCTCTGGATTCAGCTGGGATCCTAGAAGTCCCTGGGTCACATGCCCCGGGGGAAAATGAATCCTTCCTGACCGCTGCactgccctgaagcatgagagtggATCCCGGTCATGGGCTCACTGCCAAGCTGCCAGGGTCATGCATATGCCGAGGGCTGGTCTCCCATGGCCCACGAAGGGAGGAGACAGCCCAAGGGAGGGAAGAGCTAAATGGAAATTGAAGGGAAGGGACGTGGAAGGGCAGAGCGGAGGCGTCACCTCTGTCCTGTTTTCCCcagagaggggagggggtctcccctgTGCAGATCTGGGTCCAGGGGAGCACTGGATGATGGGGGGGCATTTTATCTCCCTCCCTTCTGCACGTGCTGGCTGGTGTCTCAGACAGCCCTGGATCTTTCCAGTCTCCCCCatgctcctcccctgcccccgaaaTCCCATCTGAGCCTCTCTCATCAGGGAGTTCGAGCAAAACTGTGTGAAGACCCCCGCACTCCTTCCAATCCCAACTTGCTGATGGGTCTCAGCCAAAGGTGGGAAAACCCAGCCGTGGTGGGAAAACCCAGCCAAAGGACCCCGAGCCATTCCTAGCCATGATGTACAACCTGCTGGCCAGCCCTGGCCAAGTCCTTGCCCCatcccttgcctcagtttcccctcccacctagCTCCTCTTCGCTGCCTCTCACTACGTGTCCATGCA is a genomic window containing:
- the LOC141976459 gene encoding olfactory receptor 1E5-like, giving the protein MGPRNGTSVFEFVLLGLASRPATRRLLFPLFLGTYLATLLGNLLVALLIRRDPRLHRAPMYFFLAHLSLADVGFTSAAAPTALGTLASGSRAVPYAACLAQNYIFIAFGVLENFLLAVMAYDRYLAVCRPLRYTAVMSPGRRWGLVGASWGLAQLHALLHTLLLARLPFAARPRLRHFFCDLRQLLALAGGDTRPNHAAILAEGSLAVLGPLLLVASSYGRVVATLTRLPAARGWRRALSTCGAHLATVALFYGTVIGLFLRPAGSYAPWRDMVATLLYSTVTPLLNPFIYSLRNQEMRGALWRALGRGPAPLGA